In Girardinichthys multiradiatus isolate DD_20200921_A chromosome 18, DD_fGirMul_XY1, whole genome shotgun sequence, a single window of DNA contains:
- the lpar6a gene encoding lysophosphatidic acid receptor 6a: MNNTTDLPDISNCSKNDNFKYPLYSTVFSIVFVVGLITNVVALYIFTCSLKLRNETTTYMMNLVVSDLLFVFTLPLRVFYFINKNWPFGGTLCQISVSLFYTNMYGSMLFLTCISVDRFLAIVHPFRSRMVRTKRNARIVCAAVWVLVLSGSLPTGFLLNSITTDKHGNTFCFENFSSKTWKSHLSKVVIFIETVGFLIPLLLNVCCSIMVLQTLRRPHTISRGGRVNKKKILQMIIVHLFIFCFCFIPYNVNLVFYALVRTKTLKGCFVESVVRTIYPIALCIAVSNCCFDPIVYYFTSETIQNSIKRKSQASRSFDVKFSEALQSESSSNLQCSLKNLKAKVFHNESSV, encoded by the coding sequence ATGAATAACACTACCGACCTGCCAGACATTTCAAACTGCAGCAAGAATGACAACTTCAAATATCCCCTGTACAGCACAGTCTTCAGCATTGTGTTTGTAGTTGGACTCATCACCAATGTCGTGGCTCTTTATATATTCACATGCTCTCTGAAACTGAGGAATGAGACCACCACATACATGATGAACCTGGTGGTGTCCGACCTGCTGTTTGTCTTCACGCTACCGCTGAGGGTCTTCTACTTCATCAACAAGAATTGGCCCTTTGGGGGAACTCTCTGCCAGATCTCTGTCTCGCTGTTCTACACCAACATGTACGGCAGCATGCTCTTTCTCACGTGCATCAGCGTGGACCGCTTCCTAGCTATTGTTCACCCTTTTCGCTCGAGGATGGTCAGGACCAAACGTAATGCCAGGATAGTGTGCGCTGCTGTCTGGGTGCTGGTGCTTTCGGGGAGCCTCCCCACTGGGTTTCTGTTGAATAGCATCACAACGGACAAACATGGGAACACTTTCTGCTTTGAGAACTTTTCATCCAAAACGTGGAAATCCCACCTGTCTAAAGTGGTGATATTTATAGAGACAGTTGGCTTCCTCATTCCTCTTCTACTTAATGTTTGTTGCTCCATCATGGTGTTACAGACCCTGCGGCGCCCTCACACCATCAGTCGTGGGGGAAGGGTGAACAAAAAAAAGATCCTGCAGATGATAATTGTGCACCTGTTcattttttgcttttgcttcatTCCCTATAACGTGAACTTGGTGTTTTATGCTCTGGTCCGCACAAAAACCCTAAAGGGCTGCTTTGTTGAGTCGGTGGTCCGAACTATCTACCCGATAGCCCTTTGCATCGCTGTGTCCAACTGCTGCTTTGATCCCATTGTGTACTACTTCACCTCAGAGACCATCCAGAACTCTATCAAGAGGAAGTCTCAGGCCTCCCGTTCGTTTGACGTCAAGTTCTCTGAGGCTCTGCAGTCGGAGAGCAGCTCCAATTTGCAATGCAGCCTAAAGAACCTGAAAGCTAAGGTCTTCCACAACGAATCTTCAGTATGA